A genomic window from Betta splendens chromosome 17, fBetSpl5.4, whole genome shotgun sequence includes:
- the emilin2a gene encoding EMILIN-2, which translates to MNHVRGEMDWRALFTLLLHVHLIYGSPSSYNLFQGTGYTGVTHRHRNRNWCAYVVHRKVSCAVRDVTHGVPEPAVAPCPAYQPDCQPPVTYQTRVHPTYKISYKTVTELEWRCCPGYQGPDCRDPKPAPDRPTQAFLPPSPGHTLRHTQRPERRETGHHETRLDGTDKVRVLENEVQRLTQKVQDLQSSLSGLTTNLRTDLQEDTKKMLVTLFNNMRPPDTASAAGTGNSPAMLDGHQATRDGAAGDKAIEKIVARLDDINNALKSKDEALEDLRGTMSSHEGQIRVLMDTSQSQTPAITEIDLIQTFVDGKLEKLKKELEQNVEEQLSKLQSSWSDKIQTLEKTCEDKCSQGLLSLSKVVDTKEADLKKEIRALQFDMAAADGPVRTQRQTDPPEEAVDRSDHKDLWREIDRIAEAHRILNVRIDNELLHLSPRQEDADFSLQIEELEARINITEQNAETHCFYIEEKLTSKINDEVAELRRLLNERLNGMEDQLTHMLVEMSNNSFPGMFSESIDAVQVQVNNNKFLLQGLDDKVNAVEELCTAGCSGSQTSPGPGSSFSTPTNLENLLKDLRRYRNDLDGLHSNVSGNAGKLRMLEELVQRQSVGSGRQDKTMQDFQKGLINLQDNVRGLAGAVSRLGDSLSKNKQDMYRINSTCCHGEQSSRRRWDGWSPAAAGEADATGRQVEELSDRLHALSRQVSSELSRCKHDTRGVSDVVSAVDGRVTRLEKVCGRLDGISANVRDVKEGLERHVAGLRDCVHKMNVSSGNQGAQIVALQNSMQRLWAQLSKANQVKDAAGATPNHRMPASMPDSTQTRPRIKQIHIPLIIPPPPANRRQPAQPSTHPVRVGPSGPQQPGPHAPLPRPVVETGEAGPPGYISRVTVRRGSEDSSSAAVKGFAGAPGYPPLQPASFNPQPSGHRVPKAANVPWNPTYQAPIEPPVSVDSSAFADPHSFSAGLTQKPSGFFGNICFDTVLVNDGGHYNPRTGIFTVPLDGRYLVSGVLTARQGSRVEAVLSVSDRSVHRLRTSAESGSCGCGGAVSFSLVLPLRRGDRVALVRNLGQLLITQPREILSSYSAVFLYAAPAGT; encoded by the exons ATGAATCACGTGCGTGGGGAGATGGACTGGCGGGCGCTTTTCACGCTGCTTCTCCACGTCCACCTCATCTACGGGTCTCCCTCTTCTTATAACCTGTTCCAGGGGACTGGATACACTGGAGTGACGCACCGACACAGAAACAG GAACTGGTGCGCCTATGTGGTGCACAGGAAGGTGAGCTGCGCCGTGCGTGACGTCACGCACGGCGTCCCGGAGCCCGCGGTGGCCCCCTGCCCGGCCTACCAGCCCGACTGCCAGCCACCAGTGAC GTACCAGACTCGAGTCCATCCCACATATAAAATTTCCTATAAGACAGTCACAGAGCTGGAGTGGAGATGCTGTCCCGGCTACCAAGGCCCAGACTGCAGAGACCCCAAACCAGCCCCAGATCGACCTACGCAGGCCTTCCTTCCCCCGAGTCCTGGTcatacactcagacacacacaga GGCCAGAGCGGAGAGAGACAGGACACCATGAGACGAGGCTCGATGGCACTGATAAGGTGCGTGTCCTGGAAAATGAAGTTCAGCGGCTCACGCAGAAAGTCCAAGATCTCCAATCCTCTTTGAGCGGCCTGACTACCAACCTCCGCACAGACCTGCAGGAAGACACCAAGAAGATGTTGGTGACTCTGTTCAACAACATGCGTCCCCCCGATACTGCTTCGGCTGCAGGCACTGGGAACAGCCCGGCAATGCTGGACGGCCATCAGGCCACCAGGGACGGGGCTGCCGGAGACAAGGCCATAGAAAAGATAGTCGCCCGGTTGGACGATATCAACAATGCGCTGAAAAGCAAGGATGAAGCTTTGGAAGACTTAAGAGGAACCATGAGCAGCCACGAGGGGCAGATCCGCGTCCTGATGGACACCTCTCAGTCTCAGACTCCAGCAATAACAGAGATTGACCTTATACAGACCTTCGTCGACGGGAAGCTCGAGAAGCTAAAAAAGGAGCTGGAGCAAAATGTGGAGGAACAGCTGTCTAAGCTACAAAGCTCCTGGAGCGACAAGATCCAGACGCTAGAGAAGACCTGTGAAGATAAATGCAGCCAAGGTTTGCTCAGCCTGTCCAAGGTGGTGGACACCAAGGAGGCTGACCTGAAAAAGGAGATCCGGGCTTTGCAGTTCGACATGGCCGCTGCAGACGGACCCGTCCGCACTCAAAGACAGACAGATCCGCCCGAGGAGGCAGTGGATCGCAGTGACCACAAAGACCTTTGGCGTGAAATTGACCGAATCGCTGAGGCTCACCGCATCCTGAACGTCCGCATCGacaatgagctgctgcacctGTCCCCGCGTCAGGAGGACGCCGACTTCAGCCTCCAGATAGAGGAGTTGGAGGCTCGCATCAACATCACAGAGCAAAATGCAGAGACCCACTGTTTCTACATCGAGGAGAAGCTGACCAGTAAGATCAACGACGAGGTGGCAGAACTCCGCAGGCTCCTTAATGAGCGTCTGAATGGAATGGAGGACCAGCTCACCCACATGCTGGTGGAGATGAGCAACAACTCCTTCCCAGGGATGTTCAGTGAGTCTATAGACGCCGTCCAGGTCCAagtcaacaacaacaagttCCTTCTCCAAGGTCTGGACGATAAGGTCAATGCTGTTGAAGAGTTGTGCACTGCAGGATGCTCCGGCTCACAGACTAGTCCGGGTCCCGGGAGCTCCTTCTCCACACCTACAAACCTGGAGAACCTGTTGAAGGACCTGAGGCGATACAGGAATGACTTGGACGGCCTTCACTCAAATGTCAGTGGGAACGCAGGCAAGCTCCGAATGCTGGAGGAGCTCGTCCAGAGGCAGTCAGTGGGCAGCGGCAGACAAGACAAGACCATGCAGGACTTCCAGAAGGGACTGATCAATCTCCAGGACAACGTCCGCGGTCTGGCTGGGGCCGTCAGCCGCTTAGGTGACTCCTTGAGCAAGAACAAGCAGGACATGTACAGAATAAACTCGACGTGCTGCCACGGAGAGCAGAGCAGCCGCAGAAGATGGGACggctggagcccagcagccgCCGGTGAGGCCGACGCCACCGGGcggcaggtggaggagctgagcgacAGGCTCCACGCGCTCAGCAGACAGGTGTCGTCCGAGCTCAGTCGCTGCAAACACGACACGCGGGGCGTCTCGGACGTCGTGTCGGCCGTGGACGGACGCGTCACCAGACTGGAGAAGGTGTGTGGACGGCTGGACGGGATCTCTGCCAACGTCAGGGACGTGAAGGAGGGGCTGGAGAGACACGTCGCCGGCTTGCGGGACTGCGTGCACAAGATGAACGTCAGCTCCGGGAATCAGGGAGCACAAATCGTGGCTCTGCAGAACTCCATGCAGCGACTGTGGGCGCAGCTGTCGAAGGCCAACCAGGTGAAGGACGCGGCAG GAGCGACTCCCAACCACAGGATGCCTGCTTCCATGCCAGACTCCACTCAGACCAGGCCGAGAATAAAGCAAATCCACATCCCTCTCATCATCCCGCCGCCGCCAGCCAACCGCAGGCAGCCGGCGCAGCCCAGCACGCACCCGGTCAGGGTCGGTCCATCCGGCCCCCAGCAGCCGGGCCCCCACGCCCCGCTCCCCAGGCCCGTGGTGGAgacgggggaggcggggccGCCCGGGTACATCAGCAGGGTGACGGTGCGACGCGGCTCCGAGGACTCGTCCAGCGCGGCCGTCAAAGGCTTCGCCGGAGCCCCAG GCTatcctcctctgcagccggCATCCTTCAACCCCCAGCCAAGCGGCCACAGAG TTCCCAAAGCAGCTAATGTCCCGTGGAACCCGACGTACCAGGCTCCAATCGAACCGCCAG TTTCAGTGGACAGCAGCGCTTTTGCAGATCCGCACTCGTTCTCGGCCGGCCTCACCCAGAAGCCCTCTGGATTCTTTGGCAACATCTGCTTCGACACGGTCCTAGTCAACGATGGGGGACACTACAACCCTCGCACAG GGATCTTTACTGTTCCTCTGGACGGTCGGTACCTGGTTTCGGGCGTGCTGACGGCGAGGCAGGGCAGCCGAGTGGAGGCCGTGCTGTCCGTGTCCGACCGcagcgtccacaggctgcgcaCCTCAGCGGAAAGCGGGAGCTGCGGGTGCGGCGGCGCCGTGTCCTTCAGTCTGGTGCTGCCGCTGAGGAGAGGGGACCGCGTGGCGCTGGTGAGGAACTTGGGCCAGCTGCTCATCACCCAGCCCAGGGAGATCCTGTCCAGCTACAGCGCCGTCTTCCTGTACGCGGCGCCGGCCGGGACGTAG